In the genome of Hevea brasiliensis isolate MT/VB/25A 57/8 chromosome 14, ASM3005281v1, whole genome shotgun sequence, the window AGTGTGCAGTCAGAGCAGTTATGAGCCCCATGTATGTGTTGTCATGAAACTGCTGCCTAAAAATCTATGATTTTGTCATTCTTCAAAATCTAAAGAGGTTAACTTGCTAAGATTTGCtgcattatctcttttatttgaaaTATATTTGGTAGTTTTAAGTATCACTTTTCAAATTCctgttaataattattttaaaaatatataaataaaaatatcttcTGTAGACTGTAATACTACAGTAgaaaatattttgatttattaaaaaaatagtatttttgttgtataaaaattaattattaaaaaatattttttattaaaaatataaaaaaatctcccaatataaatatatttatttatgacttaccTACCCCcaatatttataaatttgattACATTCTTACTTTATACaatcaaatttattttaattttacacttcaaaatttattttattttggtcAGAAActaatttgttaagaagaaaataaaatgaaatgaatatGACACATTGCCTAATTAATGCATtggttaataatataattatttaattagggtTAAATATTTACAATGTATTGTTGTCATCTTATGTAACATCTCTTCACAAGATTAATTGTAcaaataatctattaattttatctcaattttattgaaattatctCTAAGACTATTTTTTAACTGTTTTGATTAGAGTCAAAATACAATCTTTCGATGGCATAAGTGTTTAAAGATTGATTgatgaaatataatattttttaatttttaaaataatatttaatattttaattatgataaaaaataatattattatttttatatttaataattaacccaataattattttattaagcactttaatttaaattattaaataaataattaattattaataattaatatctaatcattaataaaataattaataattattaaaatagttaattttttctGGGACAACTAATATTAACAAACATCAATCACAATAAAATAAGATGCATAAAGTAAAATTTTTGGGTATTGAGAGGAGAAATTTACATTAATTAGAAATGAATCTTAATTCCTACTTATAAAGTAATTTCAccttaaactaattaattaattaagagagAGACCACATGATTAACGCACTTTCTACCACCATTACCAATGATCATGTCTTTGAGTTATTTTCtgcaaatttaaatttaatgactgactgatttttaaattaattttaattcaatgatGAAAAAGTTTATTTGCACTGAGAGGCCCATTGGACCTGAGAAATGCCACTGCCCATATCACCAAGTCACAAACCATTTAACCTATGATGTGGTTACCCAAATGATCAAAGCCATTGCCCAATGAGAAGGAGAGCCATACAAGGCACAATCAAGGTGCAAATATGCCCCATCCTTTCATAACCCCATGCATCTTTTCGGTTTGCAGATTTGCTGGCAGAGACCTCAGGATGGGAATTGCAGAAACAAAAACAATCCCCACTAGGGAGAGTTTACTACTCAAAATTACTAACAAGTTTACATACACAATTATGCAGAACCCACTAGAACAATTAAAATAACAAAGGAGACCACATATGATTTGAACATGAACATTTAAAAGTCGATTGACATACGATTATCGAGTACTCTTCATATACAAGAAATAATTTGTCTAACAAAACTAAATTCTTCAATATCACAAAAGCTTTGCCCAAGGCATGATAACAACCAGCCCCAACTCTACCTTGAAGTTGGTTCGCGAAAACAAAGACGTTTCAAGGCCAATTTCTCTGATAAAAAAAAACTCCAGAGAATCAGCCATTTGTGGGTCAGGTTTAAAAGAACAAATTCAGTAATGTAGAAAACATGTTAATATAGCAGCAAACCACACCCTAATGCTCCTTGTCATCTGACCTCCTGAATCAACAAGGGTAGTCTCAGACCAAAACAGTACTATTATTTTGTTTGTTATTTCCAAGTGATAATACAGTGTCATCGTCAGGCTGCAAAATGCCCTCTTACTCATGTCTCCTCATCAAAACCTATCTGGCAATCCCAAACTGAAGTATCCTTGATCATCCAATGGAACATTGTTGTCTTCCTGCCTGCCTGGATTCAAGAAATCGAAGTTGTAATCGCCACCTGAAGGCACCTGCTGTATATGCTGATGATCCCCAATGAACCTAGCATCAGGGCTCTGCAACTGGAATGACAAATCAAGCGGCAGCTCATGCAGTAGATGATCATTGTCAGTGAACAACAGTTGATCACTATCAAAATCCAGATTGAGCGGGTTGTTGTCTATGGTCCCCAGTAGTTCATCAACACTAAACATCTCatcaattttgaaattttgcaAGTAATCCATCCCATCACATCCATTACCCCAGCCATAATCCTTCACACTCAGAGACTCATCTTTTGGGTCTTGTTGGATATCACAGACACCTTTCTGTTTTTGCTCACAAATATTATTCTGTTGAATTTCGTCTTTCTCTGGGATTTTAATCTCCGGCATCCTACCCCTTTCACTCTCTGTAACATCTTCCCGCTCCTCCTTCGCTTCTTGTTTCAGTTTACTCCATGTTGAGACGGATTCCAGCTCCTCCTTTGCTTCTTTTTTCAGTTTAATACATGATGAGACAGATTTAATTACTTCAGGAGGCTGAAGTTTTATTTTTGATTCACCTTCACCATCCCCAATTTTTACAATATGCTCTTTGGTGTCTTCATCTGCACAAACTTCCGAATGATTGGACGTAGTAGTGGAGTCTGAACCTGCAGGAGTTGCTACAGAAGAATAGCCAGATGAGGTTGCAGCCAAGCAGAAATCCTTTGATGAGCTTGTTGAATTTGATAATTCAGGAAAATTCAGCCGGGCAAGAGTACCATACATGGCCCGTGCAGCGTTATCATATGCAAGAGCAGCTTCAGAGGCAGTTGGAAAAGTTCCAAGCCAAAGCCTAGGCCCTCTATTTGGTACCCTAATCTCCGCAACCCATTTACCCCATTTCCTTTGTCTAACACCTCTATAAATACACTGCGAGTTCTCAGGCCCTCCTTTGCCCTTCATACATCCCTTCCTTGAGCCTTTAGCTGGAATTTTACGCACCGGTTTATCATCTCCATTAGTACAAGAATCAAGATATTTATTGTACTCCTTCCATTTTTGAAGAGTCTCAGCAACAGAGCTATTGCCCTCCCGCCTCTTCCTCTTCCTTGTAGAAGCCAAGGGCTTAGAAATTACATTAGAACCTTGATCAAATGTAACCATCTTCCCCAATTTTATACGGTAACTCGTCACAACCACCACCTTCTTTCAATCAACAAACAGAACTAGACAAATATTTATAAACTCCCCAATGAAAGCCAAATATGAGACTTTCAGAATCTGCAAAAACAAGAAAGCAATACTCAGCACCAAAAGCCAGCCACCAGCCACAAGAAAGAAACAGAAATCAAATTCAGAATCTCAATTACGAGTTCACCAGTAATTATCTTGAATCCTAATTGTATCAGGCAAAGACCTTACTTT includes:
- the LOC110633526 gene encoding dehydration-responsive element-binding protein 2A, coding for MVTFDQGSNVISKPLASTRKRKRREGNSSVAETLQKWKEYNKYLDSCTNGDDKPVRKIPAKGSRKGCMKGKGGPENSQCIYRGVRQRKWGKWVAEIRVPNRGPRLWLGTFPTASEAALAYDNAARAMYGTLARLNFPELSNSTSSSKDFCLAATSSGYSSVATPAGSDSTTTSNHSEVCADEDTKEHIVKIGDGEGESKIKLQPPEVIKSVSSCIKLKKEAKEELESVSTWSKLKQEAKEEREDVTESERGRMPEIKIPEKDEIQQNNICEQKQKGVCDIQQDPKDESLSVKDYGWGNGCDGMDYLQNFKIDEMFSVDELLGTIDNNPLNLDFDSDQLLFTDNDHLLHELPLDLSFQLQSPDARFIGDHQHIQQVPSGGDYNFDFLNPGRQEDNNVPLDDQGYFSLGLPDRF